GTCCTTTTTTGGGCAGATATGTCAATTGGCAGAGATGAATCCAGATGTACTGTTTCTTCAAGTTAATTACGAGGAGCACAAATCCATGTGTTATAGCCTCAATGTCCATGTGTTACCATTCTTCCGGTTCTATAGAGGAGCTCATGGCCGGTTATGCAGCTTTAGCTGTACTAATGCCACGGTTAGTTTCGCCATTCCTTCACTGCTTTTGTTGATTAATTGTAATATTTGAAGTGAGTGTAATAACTGTTAATTTTATGAACAGACCAATTTGTTTCAGTTTCGCATCTGATTTTCTGTTTCTTGTATGCCAAGAGCTTTAATGGTGAAATAATGAAATGCAGAGCTTGATTGATTCTTGAAATAAACCATTTtctgcatttttttctcttcataatCCAAGATTTATCAACTCATTGGAACCACATCACTCAACTTCACTACTTAATCTTGAATGTTTCTTCACAAACCCAGTTTTTTACTGAACCAGAGTAATGGATGTAAGTTGCTAGCATTTTGCATTGATCATTCAATTTATTACACTTTCTTTGTCAATCTCATTGATTGTTTCTTTACTGTTGGTCTTTGTTTTGGTTCTATTTCAGatcaagaaattcaaagatGCATTGGCCAAGCACACACCAGAGCGATGTAGCCTTGGGCCAACAAAAGGGTTGGAGGAAAAAGAACTTGTTGCATTGGCAGCTAACAAAGATCTCTCCTTCACGTATACACCAGTTCAACCTGCTCCTGTCCCTGCAGAGGAAGAGGTATCACCACCAGCAGGCCCGTCTCATTCAGACCGAGGTctacctcttcctcttcctatAAAAAGCTCGAAGTCTGCTCAAGACTCAGAGGAGAAAACCCTAGTGAGTTCTGGGAGATGATGTGGGCAGTCATCATTGACCTCCTCCCTACTATCATTGTACAGTCTGTGCTCTACTTCCATCTCGTATCAATATTAGAAATGAACAAGCCAATAGAGGCTCTAGTCATGATGTATGTATGTCCTCATGGAGCTGCAGGGTTacggatttatttttttggatcctAGCCTTTGCTTGTACGAGCCTTAAGAGggatctaatttttaaaaagctttttttcttttcgtttgGCTTGTACCCATTGCAGGATCAATTTTATGCAGCTAATATTTCCAtcatttctttccttctttctttctttctttcatctgAGTTTATGATATCATTGATGTGTATATGCCCTTCTCCATCACATGCGAGAGTCTTATCCTCTAAGGGAAagaaatatcttctcttttaataGTGAAGAAGAAACGCTTGGTGCTTCTATGTTTGTGGACGCCATAGAAACTGTTGTCAACTGTAGGAAGATTGATGTGAGTTAGGGCCACTAGATGACCAAATCTCTGTCTGCAGGCAGCAGCAGCAAGTGGGGTTTCGCTGGACCAGTTGAGAAGATGCAAGAAACTTGACTACAGAGAAAAAAAGTACAATAAAAGTGAAGTAAAATGGATAAAGCTCTTGCTTGTGTACGAGGATGGATCAACGTGGCCCAACTCCCTTCGCAGACATCATAATGCTTTGTGCGGGGGAGGAAATTTCTATTTCTGACACAATCTTGAATTTCGTATGgcgttttttcaaaaaaccaaaGCCTCAAGTTAAGTTCCTATATCCTTGGTATAGAACGAAATGGAAAACCTACTcatgagaatttgttttttaatttttgtattaattacTTCGCCACTTTAATTACTAGaatcaaaatgataatttataatacgaatatttttataaatcttgTCAAGTTAATACAAAGAATCAagatagaaaggaaaaaaaaaaaaaactacattctttcaataataaaaagttttattgtATATGAGTTATGtctctttatatataattagagaagacaattattttttttagtaacttttctaataacttGGATCAGACCCATCCATCATGCACGGACCAGGCCTAATTACtataaccaaaataataattacttgtgagaatttattttttaatttttgtatcaattattttaatgtcaCTTCAATTACtagaatcaaaataataatctacAATACAAATATCTTTATAAAGCTTGTCAAGTTAATATAGAGAATCAAgatgagagaagaaaaagaaagaactatattcttttaataatgaaaaatttgtatttcatatgaattatgttcttttatatatgattAGAAAAGACGATTACTTTCTTTTagtaacttttttaataatttggacCAGGGCCATCATCTATCATAAACGAATCCAAGGTTAATCCCAATAACCAACACTTGAAAACCCTGAGGATAAACTTGTATTATTTAGCAGCACAAGTTCAGGGATTGAACAATCCCTAAGCTCCTCTCCTCTTTCTATGTGCCTTGACTTGCTCAACACAAAATTTTTTGTGGGGTATACCTATCTATATACTTTGAACACATTTTAGTGATTTAGAATCCAAAGCTCCTCTCCTTCCCTACCATGTGTCCTGATTCCCAACACATCAGTGAAAAATTCCCATGCTTTGAATGATCTGCACAAATATAGGCTTTGAATATCAAGAAGCTCCTTCCTTCTCCATCCAGGTGTCCAGGTCCCCGTATGGCATGTCCATCAAAGATTGGTTGCCCTATATTGCTTGAAGGCAACCTTTTTGACCTGGCATGTATTGCCTCCTGTTTACCATGTCCTTGTCAAATACTGATCGGAATGGCAGTGAAATTTTGATATGATTGAGTTTAGTACTGtattgaaggtttttttttattaaaatatatattttcaaaataaatcaaaatggttttttaattttttacattaatatataaaattatcaaaaagcattaaaaaatattaatttaatatttctttcaagtgaagcataaacatattaaaaaaacaaactactcGGATGTAAATAATCATGATTTTCTATACCAGAATATATGAATGATATAATCATAAATTATCATTCTTAAATTGTGCCTTGTTCAGCATTTCGAGCGATCATGGCTTCCTTGCTTTCagtttggaaaaaaatagaGGCAATTTGAAAAGGCAGAGGATAGAGAAGCTGCTTGGGGACAGAGGAAAGGCTTGTGTttaaattattgcaatattaTAAGGAAAATACTTGAGATTTTATTGGTAAAATAGTTAaagttgttaatttaatttatttctataagtataatttgattcaattatataagtattttattcaaattaaaaaaatataataacttattaattaaattcaaattacatataaaattgaaCTCAATTTAACACATGATTTGGCTATTAGAACTCATTCTATTCTCTATAGTTGAGAATCATGAACAATATAGAGCCCATTGCCTTCTAGTTTTATGTTCTTATTATGTTTTATCAAAAATCATTCTTCCAAGTTTCTATTGatatccttttgttttgatgttcCCAATTGTTAGCTCTCTTAACActattcttcaattttatttttttaattttatttatgattttactaAACAAAATGGAAATGATATCAAAGGGGTGACATTTATTTCTTagttttaaagttaaaacaagatattatttgaaatttgagagtgtggttatagttgtttttttaagtgttttttatgctgaaatacattaaaataattttttaaaaaaaaaatattttaaagattagtgcatcaaaacgattcaaaacattaaaaaaagttagaaaaaaaattaaatatttttaaaacacggGTACAATTGCGTTTTCAAACGTTCTCTAGCTATCTTagccatctaaaaaaaaaaaaaaaggaaagaaccacataaattattaaatcatatcTATTAAACCTATTTGGGTGAGTTGATTCAATAACTTgatgatttaaaatttgatttaggttaaaaaaattttaaaggtatttttaaaagattatccAATCAGGTTAGAGTAACTTAAAAAGTCAACCTGATACCGATTTTGTCAAGttaactttaataattttttaatttttttaaacaatattattttaattttttaatcaaaataatgtgATTTAAGTTTTCTTATTCTAAGTTATTTTGGAATAAACCTAGATTGATTTAACGACAGGTGAGTTTTCCTTGTTaaaataattgagatcaaacacaaaaaggaggttacaattctgaataatctatatattatgaatacatagtcttaacctaaatacagataaagtatatataggttaaactgaaagtatcattctacccttaataaataagactacataaatattatttaacatctcccctcaaactcacgatgcggcaattacaagcatcgagagtttgccaaccagAAAATGAAAACGAGAGATGGAATGcaccttggtaaagaaatctgcaatctgcaaggaagaaggaacaaaaggcaaagtaatggtgccatgcttgagatgatgacgagtaagatgacaatcgatctcaatgtgcttagtttgctcatgaaaaaccgagttgtgagaAATCTGAGTAGAACTTTGgctgtcacaatacataggagtagtatgagaaaaggaaactcccatatcagcaagtaaccaatgtaaccaaacaatctctttggtGGTAGATGTCATTGCACGACATTCTGCTTCAGTGGataattgagaaacaatagattgtttcttgctcttccaagaaataagagaatcacttaaaaagatacaaaactcGGTAACAGATTTGCGATTTGTGGGATCACTACTATGATCAGCATCAAAGTATGCacgcaactccaaggaagaggtggatgagagtaaaagactctgaaaaactataccccgaagatatcgcaaaatacaaagaacaactgcccagtgaacagtagtaggagaagcaacaaactgactaacaacatgaacagcatatgcaatatctggacgagtaatggtgagatataccaaactcccaacaatagtgcggtataaagtaggatctatcaaaggtaaaccatcagaagaaaagtACCTTgcattaacctcaataggagtatctaCAATTTTGTTATtagtaagtctagcccgcttAAGAATATCTGTAACATATTTCGACAGAGAAAGAAGGTAATCTCtaggtgagtatgctacctcaatacacaagaaatatcgaagataactcaaatccttcatttcaaatcgTCTAGTCAACTCtatcttcaaaactgaaataccatcaatgtcatcaccagtaataatcatgtcatcaacatataaagacataatgatacgacctgcatcagtgcacttgATAAAAAGAGCAAAATCATGACTGttagaaacaaagccaagagaggagatcacaatagagaatttctcaaaccaagcacggggtgtttgtttgagaccatataatgctttcttaagcttacaaacatatccagagtcatgtgaaatatcaggagggggtgccatataaacttcttcttgaagatctccattcaagaaggcatttttaacatcaagctgagaaatatgccattaacgaatcgaagctacgacaataagagtacgaatagtagtcatttttgcaaccgagacaaatgtctcctcatagtccataccatatTGTTAAGAGTATCCTTTTGCAACCAGCCTAGCTTTGTATCACTCAATAGACCCATCATAATTAGTCTTGATCTGATATACCCAATGATAActaacaacactcttaccaggaggtagaggaaccaaatcccaagtatctgtcttatgcaaagcagaaagttcctcatctaTAGCTTGCTGCCAAAACGGATtaagaattgcctctttataggaagagggctcaaagagacaatgaatagaagctaaaaaggaagtaaatggaagaataacaagaataagcaaaatctagTAGTTTTGTAGACTTACGAATACGGATGCACTGACGTGGAGATGGATCCAtaatctcagatgaagcttaaggggctgtagatgagaatggagcttcaggtgtgctaGAGAGTAAAGTATcagtacctgcagagttatgagtacaaattgatcgaacataGGGAGAGATATCATTatcagaatcctcagaaaatggatctatactaataacATCAGATTTAGTCGGGTTATaagtagtggatggaatagaaaagaaaggtatatgctcaaggaagacaacatgacgagacacataaagtttctgagttactggatcaaaacaacgataaccctttttaccttcaccatagcctagaaaaacacaaatagcggatcgagaggataacttactttgttctacatgaggatgaagaacaaaacaagtacaactaaagactctaaatgaggaataatcaggaacatacccatataacttttcaaaaggagatagacccAAACTATaagaagatggaattgtattaattaaacttacaGCAGTAAGAATAGCTTCTCCctaaaactcactaggaacaaaggCAGACAATAAAAGAGAACAAGTAGTTTCAAtaatgtgcctatgttttctttcagcaacaccattttgctcaggagtatctatacaagaagtttggtggatggttccatctagggCAAGCAATTAGCAAAATTTATAAGAGGTGTATTCCCCAACCAAATCACATCTAAAACATTTAATCACAGcagaatgttgagttttgataagagctcgaaaagctgcatatatctcaaagaattcagaacgatgtttcattaaataaacccaacaataatgagtatgatcatcaataaaagagatatAATATCGAGACCTTTCTTTTGTGATAACAGGAGAAGGTCtccatacatcagaatgaatcaaatcaaatggtgaaaaaaaaaatacttcaattaaaaggtaaggcggaattatttttttggatcctAGCCTTGCTTGTACGAGCCTTACTAGGgatctaatttttaaaaggCTTTTATTCTTTTCGTTTGGCTTTGTACCCATTGCAGGATCAATTTAATGCAGCAGCAGCTATACAGCTAATATTTccatcatttctttctttctttcctccttTCATCTGAGTTTACGATATCATTGATGTGTATATGCCCTTCTCCATCCCATGCGAGAGTCTTATCCTCTAAGGGAAagaaatatcttctcttttaataGTGAAAAGCTTGGTGCTTCTATGTTTGTGGACGCCAAAAAAACTGTTGTCAAACTGGAGGATGATTGATGTAAGTTAGGGCCACTAGATGACGTTTTGCTGGACCAGTTGAGAAGATGCAAGAAACTTCActacagagaaaaaaaagtacTCTAAAAGTGAAGTAAAATGGATAAAGCTCTTGCTTGTGTACGAGGATGGATCAACGTGGCCCAACTCCCATCGTAGACATTATAATGCTCTGTGCGGGGGAGGAAATTTCATTTTCTGAGACAATCTTGAATCTCGCATGgcgttttttcaaaaaaccaaaGCCTCAAGTCAAGTTCCTGTATCAttggaaaccctaatctctgtGAGGATAAACTTGTATTATTTAGCAGCACAAGTTCAGGGATTGAAGAATCCCTAAGCTCCTCTCCTCTTTCTATGTGCCTTGACTTGCTCAACACAAAATTTTTTGTGGGGTATACCTATCTATTTACTTTGAACACATTTTAGTGATTTAGAATCCAAAGCTCATCTCCTTCCCTACCATGTGTCCTGATTCCCAGCACATCAGTGAAAAATTCCCATGCTTTGAACGATCTGCACAAATATAGGCGTTGAATATCAAGAAGCTCCTTCCTTCTCCATCCAGGTGTCCAGGTCCCCGTAGGGCATGTCCATCAAAGATTGGTTGCCCTATCTTGCTTGAAGGCAACCTTTTTGACCTGGCATGTATTGCCTCCTGTTTACCATGTCCTTGTCAAATACTGATGTGAATGGCAGTGAAATTTTGATATGATTGTGTTTAGTACTGCAAAGAAGGgtgttttcttaaaatatatatttttaaaaattttatttattttttacattaacattttaaaactatttaaaaaataatgtttttttcacgTGAAATAAgcatcaaattataaatattaatctaaTCTATGTACTTGTGGGACATCAAACATTGTACgtagaattaaaaaacaaagaaagaatatATGAATGATATAATCATAAATTATCATTCTTATTAAATTGTGCCTTGTTCAGCATTTTGAGGGATCATGGATTCCTTGCTTTCAGTTTGGAAACAATAGAGGCAATTTGAGAAGGTAGAGGATAGAGAAGCTGCTTGGGGACAGAGGAAAGGCTTGTGTttaaattattgcaatattaTAAGGAAAATACTTGAGATTTTATTGGTAAAGTAGTCAaagttgttaatttaatttatttctatatatgttagtattttattcaaaataaaaaattataatagcttattaattaaattcaaattacatATGAAATTGAACTCAATTTCAACA
This genomic stretch from Populus alba chromosome 19, ASM523922v2, whole genome shotgun sequence harbors:
- the LOC118056715 gene encoding thioredoxin-like 1-1, chloroplastic, producing the protein MTEVLSKTNLFSSGTYQTRQHNTISVFTRSCRLKGFPSRVKPQGLRSQISRSSSCSDFYGKRFVVHGNQSKPRRGYLPQASVMALTGLKLKYAQKWWEKGLQPNMREVTSAQDLVDSLMNAGDQLVVVDFFSPGCGGCKALHPKICQLAEMNPDVLFLQVNYEEHKSMCYSLNVHVLPFFRFYRGAHGRLCSFSCTNATIKKFKDALAKHTPERCSLGPTKGLEEKELVALAANKDLSFTYTPVQPAPVPAEEEVSPPAGPSHSDRGLPLPLPIKSSKSAQDSEEKTLVSSGR